Part of the Streptomyces sp. NBC_01353 genome, AGACGACGGCGTCGTAGCGGGCGAGGTTGTTGGTGGTGAACTGGCGGGGTTCCTCGGTGGCGTCGACGGTGATGTTGCTGCCGGCGCCGAGTTCCTTGAGTGCGGTGATGCCGGAGGCGATGGAGTCGTGCCGGAAGCCGGCGGTGCGGGAGAAGACGAGGACGCGTTTGGCGGTCCGGTCCGCGGGGCTGTTCGAGAGGGTGAAGTCGTCGACGTCGTAGAGGGCGCCGGAGCCGCCCTTGAAGACGAGGAAGAGTTCGGTGGTCTTGCGGGGGACGTTCCGCAGGGGTACGTCGATGTCCTGGAAGGTCTCCCAGCCGCCGGTGACGGGGACGGGTGCGGAGCCGAGGAGGGTGCCGGTGGGTGATCCGGTGCGGACTTCGAGGAAGCCGCCGGCGCCGCCGGAGGAGACGCGGGCGGTGAGCTTGGTGGATCCGCTCAGGTTGTAGGGCTTGAAGGAGATCCAGTCGCCGTCGTTGATGTCGCCGACGGTCCGTCCGCCGTTCGCGGGGGCCTTGTCGATGACGGCGACGCCGTTCTGGGCGTCGAAGTGCTCGGCCTGGCGGTGGCGGGGCTGGAGTTTGGCCTGGTCGTGGGTGGTGAGGGCGGCCTGGCCGCCGCCTCCGCCGTCGGTGTATTCGGCGTCGAAGACGGCGAAGATGTTGGCGTCGTCGTCATGGCCGCCGTCGGCGGAGGTCTTGATGGTGCCGGTGCAGCCGTTGGCGGAGGTGATGGGGTGGCCGTGGCTGTCGTGGCCGAGGATGTAGGTGACCTTGACCTTGGCGCAGTCGATGGTGCCGTCCTCCGGGTCGGTGACGGTCACCTTGAAGGGGATTTCGTCGCCGAAGCCGAAGAGGGCTCCCTCCGAGGGGAGTTCGAGGGTCACCTTGGGGGCGGTGTTGCCGACGACGACGTGGACGGATGCGGAGCCGGTGCGGCCGCTCGCGTCCTTCGCGGTCACGGTCGCGGTGTAGGTGCCGTTCTTGCGGTAGGTGTACGTGGGGTTGGCGGCGGTCGAGGTGCCGCCGTCGCCGAAGTCCCAGCTGTAGGTGAGGGCGTCTCCGTCGGCGTCGGTGGTTCCGGCGGAGGAGAAGGCGACCCTGAGGGGCGCCTTGCCGGAGGTTTTGTCGACGCTCGCTTCGGCGACCGGGGAGCGTCCGCCGGTGGCGTTCTCGATGCGGTAGAGGCCTGAGTTGTGGTCGCCGCCGAACCAGGCGGTGCCGTAGTCGAGGACGTACAGCGCGCCGTCCGGGCCGAAGGCCATGTCCATGACCTGGGTGCCGGTCCAGGGTACGGAGTTGATGGACTGGACGGCGCCGTCGGTGCCTTGTTCGATGCGCTTGATCCAGCGGCGGCCGAACTCGCCGGCGAAGAAGTCTCCGTCGTACGACTCCGGGAACTTCACCGGGGAGGTGGAGGCGGCGTCGTAGCGGTAGACGGGTCCGCCCATCGGCGATTCGGATCCGGTGCCGAACTCGGGGACGGATCCGCCGTTGTAGGGGATCCAGGCGGGCTCGGCGGGCGGGAGGTCGACGAGGCCGGTGTTGTACGGCGAGTCGTTCCTCGGAGCGGCGCAGTCGAAGGTCGCGCCGGAGACCTTGGTGGCGAAGTCGTAGTCGACGTAGGGGTCGTTCTTGCCGGTGCAGAAGGGCCAGCCGAAGTTGCCGGGCCTGGTGATGCGGGCGAACTCGACCTGGCCGGCGGGGCCGCGCGTGGGGTCGGTGGCGCCGGCGTCGGGGCCGTAGTCGCCGACGTACAGCACGCCCGTCGCCTTGTCGACGCTGAAACGGAACGGGTTGCGGAAGCCCATCGCGTAGATCTCGGGGCGGGTCTTCTCGGTGCCGGGTGCGAAGAGGTTGCCGTCGGGGACGGTGTAGGAGCCGTCGTCGGCGACCTTGATGCGCAGGATCTTGCCGCGGAGGTCGTTGGTGTTGCCGGACGTCCGTCGGGCGTCGAACGCGGGGTTGCGGCCTGGGCGTTCGTCGATGGGAGTGAAGCCGTCGGAGGCGAAGGGGTTGGAGTCGTCGCCGGTCGACAGGTAGAGGTTGCCCTGGGCGTCGAAGTCGATGTCGCCGCCGACGTGGCAGCAGATGCCGCGGGTGGCGGGGATGTCGATGACCTTCTTCTCGCTGGCGTTGTCGAGCGTGCCGTCGGCCTTCAGCGTGAAGCGGGAGAGTCGGTTGACGCCGTCGTACTTGGCGAAGTCGGCGGCGGTTCCGTTCTCGGGGGCATCTCCGGCGGGGGTGTCGAGCGGCGGGGCGTAGTAGAGGTAGATGGCCTTGTTCTGGGCGAAGTCGGGGTCGAGCCCGATGCCCTGGAGGCCTTCCTCGTCGTGGGAGTAGACGGGGATGGTGCCGATGACCTGGGTGTTGCCGGCGGCGTCGGTGCGGCGCAGCTCGCCGCCTCGCGCGGTGTGCAGGACGCTGCGGTCGGGGAGTACGGCGAGCGACATGGGTTCGCCGACCTCTTCGCCGCCCTTGGCGAGGGTGACCTGTTGGAACTCCTCTGCTGCGGCGGCGGTGCCGGTGGAGTCGTCCGCTTCGGCGGCGAGGACCTGGGGGGTGCCGAGGGCGAGCAGTCCGACGGTCAGTAGGGCGAGTGACTTCCTGGTTCGGAGTCGTTTTCTGTGCACGGGGTGTCCTCCGGAGTAGGGCCGGGTGTGCGGGTTGTCCGGGGACCGGCGTGCGCCGTCACGCTGGTCGCGTATTCCACAGTTACGTCATGTACACATCAGCCACAGGGACCGTAGCGGGGTTCGTCCATGCCCGAAAGCCCTTGTGCGCCGGTGCTGTCGAACTTTTCACCGCGAGAGGACAAAGCCGCTCGCGGGCAGGGCGGACCGGCCCGGTGGCGTTGCCGCCACCAGGCGCCGACCTGCGCGCATGAAGCCCCGAGGGCTACCGATCGCCGCCGAACGCGGCGTCGAAGGAGGCTGCCGGCGGGTCGAAGTCGAACCGCTTCAGATGGGAGAGCGCTTCCGGAGCGCCGGTGAGCCGGTCCATCCCGGCGTCCTCCCACTCCACCGAGACGGGCCCCGCGTAGCCGATCGAGCGGAGCATCCGGAACACGTCCTCCCAGGGCACGTCGCCGTGCCCGGCCGAGACGAAGTCCCAACCGCGGCGCGGGTCGCCCCAGGGAAGGTGCGAGCCGAGCCGCCCGTTGCGACCGTCGAGGCGCTTGCGGGCCTCCTTGCAGTCCACGTGGTAGATCCGGTCACGGAAGTCCCACAGGAAGCCGACCGGGTCCAGGTCCTGCCAGACGAAGTGGCTCGGGTCGAAGTTGAGCCCGAAGGCCGGCCGGTGGTCCACCGCCTCCAGGGCGCGCTGGGTGGTCCAGTAGTCGTACGCGATCTCGCTCGGATGGACCTCGTGGGCGAAGCGCACGCCCTCGGCGTCGAAGACGTCGAGGATCGGGTTCCAGCGCTCCGCGAAGTCCTCGAAGCCGCGGTCGACCATCCGTTCCGGCACCGGCGGGAACATCGCCACCAGATGCCAGATCGACGAGCCGGTGAAGCCGATGACGGTGTCGACGCCGAGGGCCCCGGCGGCCCGCGCGGTGTCGGCCAGTTCGCGCGCCGCCCGCTGCCGTACACCTTCGGGCTCGCCGTCGCCCCAGATCCGGGCCGGCACGATCGCCTGATGGCGTTCGTCGATCGGATGGTCGCAGACGGCCTGGCCCACCAGATGGTTGGAGATCGCCCAGCACTTCAGGCCGTACTTCTCCAGAAGGGCCCGACGGCCGTCGACGTACGACGGATCGGCGAGGGCCTTGTCGACCTCGAAGTGGTCGCCCCAGCAGGCGAGTTCGAGGCCGTCGTAGCCGAAGTCGCGGGCGAGCCGGCAGACCTCCTCCAGCGGCAGATCGGCCCACTGGCCGGTGAAGAGGGTGAAGGGACGGGTCACGATCACGGCCTCCTAGAGCTGTACGGGGGTGTAGACGGCGTTCTTCTCGGCGCTCTCCTCCACCGCGGCGAGGACCCGCTGCACCTGGAGCCCGTCGGCGAAGGACGGCGCGGGGCCGGTTCCGGACGCGATGGCGAGGACCAGGTCGCGGGCCTGGTGGACGAAGGTGTGCTCGTAGCCGAGCGCGTGGCCGGGTGGCCACCAGCCCTCCAGGTACGGGTGGTCCGGCTCGGTCACGAGGATGCGGCGGAACCCGGCGGAGGCGGCCGGCTCGGTGTGGTCGTGGAAGGAGAGTTCGTTGAGCCGCTCCAGGTCGAAGGCGAGCGAGCCCTTCTCTCCGTTGATCTCCAGCCGCAGGGCGTTCTTG contains:
- a CDS encoding ThuA domain-containing protein, with translation MHRKRLRTRKSLALLTVGLLALGTPQVLAAEADDSTGTAAAAEEFQQVTLAKGGEEVGEPMSLAVLPDRSVLHTARGGELRRTDAAGNTQVIGTIPVYSHDEEGLQGIGLDPDFAQNKAIYLYYAPPLDTPAGDAPENGTAADFAKYDGVNRLSRFTLKADGTLDNASEKKVIDIPATRGICCHVGGDIDFDAQGNLYLSTGDDSNPFASDGFTPIDERPGRNPAFDARRTSGNTNDLRGKILRIKVADDGSYTVPDGNLFAPGTEKTRPEIYAMGFRNPFRFSVDKATGVLYVGDYGPDAGATDPTRGPAGQVEFARITRPGNFGWPFCTGKNDPYVDYDFATKVSGATFDCAAPRNDSPYNTGLVDLPPAEPAWIPYNGGSVPEFGTGSESPMGGPVYRYDAASTSPVKFPESYDGDFFAGEFGRRWIKRIEQGTDGAVQSINSVPWTGTQVMDMAFGPDGALYVLDYGTAWFGGDHNSGLYRIENATGGRSPVAEASVDKTSGKAPLRVAFSSAGTTDADGDALTYSWDFGDGGTSTAANPTYTYRKNGTYTATVTAKDASGRTGSASVHVVVGNTAPKVTLELPSEGALFGFGDEIPFKVTVTDPEDGTIDCAKVKVTYILGHDSHGHPITSANGCTGTIKTSADGGHDDDANIFAVFDAEYTDGGGGGQAALTTHDQAKLQPRHRQAEHFDAQNGVAVIDKAPANGGRTVGDINDGDWISFKPYNLSGSTKLTARVSSGGAGGFLEVRTGSPTGTLLGSAPVPVTGGWETFQDIDVPLRNVPRKTTELFLVFKGGSGALYDVDDFTLSNSPADRTAKRVLVFSRTAGFRHDSIASGITALKELGAGSNITVDATEEPRQFTTNNLARYDAVVFLSTTGDVLNAEQQTAFENYVSTGGGYMGIHAAADTEYDWEFYGGLVGAHFASHPQIQPATVRVEDHDHPATAHLDGPWQRTDEWYNYRTNPRGQARVLATLDETTYQGGTMNGDHPIAWCKSYGGGRSFYTGGGHTKESYTEAAFRQHLLGGLRYAAGQVTADCRPQTGYRDLFNGETREGWKQAGPGSFDVVDGELRSVGGMGMLWYQAKEFSSYSLKLDWKTAGDDNSGIFVGFPASDDPWSAVNKGYEIQIDATDAADRTTGAVYGFKSADLKARDAVLRPPGQWNSYEIRVQGERLQVFLNGVKINDFTNTDPARSLKDGHIGIQNHGVDDQVSFRNIQLRELAP
- a CDS encoding sugar phosphate isomerase/epimerase family protein, producing MTRPFTLFTGQWADLPLEEVCRLARDFGYDGLELACWGDHFEVDKALADPSYVDGRRALLEKYGLKCWAISNHLVGQAVCDHPIDERHQAIVPARIWGDGEPEGVRQRAARELADTARAAGALGVDTVIGFTGSSIWHLVAMFPPVPERMVDRGFEDFAERWNPILDVFDAEGVRFAHEVHPSEIAYDYWTTQRALEAVDHRPAFGLNFDPSHFVWQDLDPVGFLWDFRDRIYHVDCKEARKRLDGRNGRLGSHLPWGDPRRGWDFVSAGHGDVPWEDVFRMLRSIGYAGPVSVEWEDAGMDRLTGAPEALSHLKRFDFDPPAASFDAAFGGDR